A genomic segment from Polyangium mundeleinium encodes:
- a CDS encoding RsmB/NOP family class I SAM-dependent RNA methyltransferase, which produces MISEARLIAARVLARVWSAEAFAAAALDAELGRRSGMDPRDAGLATELVYGVLRTEAALVARLSALTSKHKLDLPSPIARAHVLMAGYAICFLDRVPAFAAVNEAVGAIRAEGDVRTGSFANAILRKLAAEVEAKGRPSLLEAASASAPGWLRGSLRRSLGRSAAEAYLAAGPVPPPLGLSLALSEDRAAWVTRLREVCPEGTFEEGHASSRAILVRGAGDVRRLQGAGTAWIVQEEGAQVVALALGARRGERVLDACAGRGNKTWLLADEVGPEGAVDAADLYAAKLERLKEGPAGRGARAAYAVDWAARTGAFEDVPRDYDRVLVDAPCSGVGTLRRRPEIALRRTAEDVKRLSELQIAIVRNAATRVKDGGRLVFAVCSVLREEAEEVVERLAGEPSGTGVRLEKQPIEAELPRDILGEGATSFRLLPHVQGTDGYFVAGFLVRKE; this is translated from the coding sequence TTGATTAGCGAAGCAAGGCTCATCGCGGCGCGGGTGCTCGCGCGGGTGTGGAGCGCGGAGGCGTTCGCGGCCGCGGCGCTCGACGCCGAACTCGGGCGGCGGTCCGGAATGGATCCGCGCGACGCAGGGCTCGCGACCGAGCTCGTGTATGGTGTTTTGCGGACGGAAGCCGCGCTCGTCGCGAGGCTTTCGGCATTGACGTCGAAACACAAGCTCGACCTGCCGTCGCCGATCGCGCGGGCACACGTGCTCATGGCGGGGTATGCGATCTGCTTTCTGGATCGGGTGCCGGCATTCGCCGCGGTGAACGAAGCGGTCGGGGCGATCCGCGCGGAGGGGGACGTGCGGACGGGGTCGTTCGCGAATGCGATTTTGCGGAAGCTCGCGGCGGAGGTCGAGGCGAAGGGGCGGCCGTCGCTGCTGGAGGCGGCGAGCGCGTCGGCGCCGGGGTGGCTCCGGGGATCGCTGCGTCGGTCGCTCGGGCGGAGCGCAGCGGAGGCCTATCTCGCGGCAGGGCCGGTGCCGCCGCCGCTGGGTTTGTCGCTCGCGCTTTCGGAGGATCGCGCGGCGTGGGTCACGCGATTGCGGGAGGTTTGTCCGGAGGGAACGTTCGAGGAGGGGCACGCTTCGTCGCGGGCGATCCTGGTGCGCGGAGCCGGAGACGTGCGGCGGTTGCAGGGCGCGGGGACCGCGTGGATCGTGCAGGAGGAAGGGGCGCAGGTGGTGGCGCTCGCGCTCGGGGCGCGGCGGGGCGAGCGGGTGCTCGACGCCTGCGCAGGGCGAGGAAACAAGACGTGGCTGCTCGCGGACGAGGTGGGCCCCGAGGGCGCGGTCGATGCGGCGGACCTCTATGCAGCAAAGCTCGAACGATTGAAGGAGGGCCCGGCGGGGCGGGGAGCACGGGCGGCATATGCGGTCGACTGGGCAGCCAGGACGGGGGCGTTCGAGGACGTGCCTCGTGATTATGACCGGGTGCTGGTGGACGCGCCGTGCTCCGGCGTGGGGACGCTGCGGCGGCGGCCGGAGATCGCGCTGCGGCGGACGGCGGAGGACGTGAAACGTTTGTCGGAACTGCAGATTGCGATCGTGCGGAACGCGGCGACGCGGGTGAAGGACGGGGGGCGGCTGGTCTTCGCGGTGTGCAGCGTGCTGCGGGAGGAGGCCGAGGAGGTGGTCGAGCGGCTCGCGGGGGAGCCGTCGGGCACGGGGGTGCGGCTGGAAAAACAGCCGATCGAGGCGGAGCTTCCGCGGGACATTCTGGGCGAGGGGGCGACGAGCTTCCGGCTCCTGCCACACGTGCAGGGGACGGATGGGTATTTCGTGGCGGGGTTTTTGGTGCGGAAGGAATGA
- a CDS encoding APC family permease — MSVSTLDAEAKAQAPSLRRRLTLFDVLCIGVNATVGSGVFALPDDMYRVMGGFSPLSFALCALLLMPVALCFAELAGRHADTGGTYLYARNAFGDRAGFLVGWFCWANTFVSWAANASLFVELVGIRAPLVGPAVAATVVVALGAVNYFGVKPGAWVVNAMTVGKIGAILCFLVVAVSLFDPSRLGGKLPLGALGVGQGVYLALFPLQGFEVAPIAAGETQNPQRNVPVGTLGALSISALLFIVVQAVLVATYPRIGEESGQPLVDAARYIGPTIGAIVVAGSLLSVGGFTAGSALGSPRYAQAIAAHGLMPAALARIHRRWGTPHVAIFWTTVITAALAFFFDYRRLVGMSNITIVIQYLFTCLAVPVLRKKDGDSKGFRVPGGKFVPFVGAVGSVALLAGAEKPEFLFAGVTLVLGMLVALGTKRFRRAESA, encoded by the coding sequence ATGAGCGTCTCCACCCTCGACGCCGAGGCCAAGGCCCAGGCGCCCTCGCTGCGGCGCAGGCTCACGTTGTTCGACGTCCTCTGCATCGGGGTCAACGCCACGGTGGGATCGGGCGTGTTCGCGCTGCCCGACGACATGTACCGGGTGATGGGCGGTTTTTCTCCGCTCTCCTTCGCGCTCTGCGCGCTGCTCCTCATGCCGGTGGCGCTCTGCTTCGCCGAGCTCGCGGGCCGGCACGCCGACACGGGCGGGACGTACCTCTATGCGCGCAATGCGTTCGGCGACCGGGCGGGTTTCCTCGTCGGCTGGTTTTGCTGGGCGAACACGTTCGTGAGCTGGGCGGCGAACGCGAGCCTTTTCGTGGAGCTCGTGGGAATCCGCGCGCCGCTCGTGGGGCCGGCCGTCGCCGCGACGGTCGTGGTGGCGCTCGGGGCGGTGAATTATTTCGGGGTGAAACCAGGCGCGTGGGTCGTGAACGCGATGACGGTCGGCAAGATAGGCGCGATCCTGTGTTTCCTCGTCGTGGCCGTATCGCTGTTCGATCCGTCGCGGCTCGGGGGAAAACTCCCGCTCGGTGCGCTCGGCGTGGGGCAAGGCGTGTATCTCGCGCTGTTTCCGCTGCAAGGCTTCGAGGTCGCGCCGATCGCGGCGGGCGAGACGCAAAATCCCCAGCGCAACGTGCCGGTCGGGACGCTCGGCGCACTCTCGATCTCGGCGCTGCTCTTCATCGTGGTGCAGGCGGTGCTGGTCGCGACGTACCCGCGCATCGGCGAGGAGTCGGGGCAGCCGCTCGTGGACGCCGCGCGGTATATCGGGCCGACGATCGGCGCGATCGTGGTCGCCGGCAGCTTGCTCTCGGTCGGCGGATTCACGGCGGGCAGCGCGCTCGGGTCGCCGAGGTACGCGCAGGCGATCGCGGCGCACGGGCTCATGCCGGCGGCGCTCGCGCGAATCCACAGGCGCTGGGGGACGCCACACGTGGCGATCTTCTGGACGACGGTCATCACGGCGGCGCTCGCCTTTTTCTTCGATTATCGGCGCCTCGTGGGGATGTCGAACATCACGATCGTGATTCAATATCTGTTCACGTGCCTCGCGGTGCCGGTGCTTCGAAAGAAAGACGGCGATTCGAAGGGGTTCCGCGTGCCGGGCGGGAAGTTCGTTCCTTTCGTCGGCGCGGTCGGATCTGTGGCGCTGCTCGCCGGCGCGGAGAAGCCGGAGTTCTTGTTCGCCGGGGTGACGCTGGTGCTCGGGATGCTGGTCGCGCTGGGCACGAAGCGATTCAGGCGCGCCGAGAGCGCGTGA
- the rseP gene encoding RIP metalloprotease RseP, whose product MDLLYFALLCSVLIFVHELGHFVWAKIFGVKVLTFSIGFGPKVLRFRGRETEYCVGLLPLGGFVKMLEENRQEPVLPEDRKRTFEAQALWKRVIIVIAGPAMNILFPVLLYFSVFVGETRFSPPTVGFVLPGHPAEGKLTPGDRVLEVDGERISTFAELARIIGESPGKELRLKVFRNNEHVEVVVVPEEKVVRKPLDIVEKVGEIGIKPSRPAAVVGISRPDSPAYRAGLRTFDLVTEVRGRPVKTFADLETALSENHGETVPVTYLRPVKVPRAFGGLADMAVYESGVAALTPEASGHGDLESRTGLESADLYVFDVAEGSAEWNADMRPGDRIVEVDQAAVTAWATFLERLLVAPDRPHMVTWLRGGVKKSGTILLRREDWIDEYGQHRPRYFVRASNWSPVVPEAYVEHASLLPFALRSALDETYDVIRFIVVGIVRIVEGKVSISTLGGPITVYDVVGEEGSKGVSYFVWAMAVISINLGLVNLLPIPVLDGGHLLFFLFEAVSRRPLPLRVREIASLVGLLVLFALMGVAFKNDVERRWDVIQGQLRELVD is encoded by the coding sequence GTGGATCTGCTCTACTTCGCGCTTCTCTGCTCCGTGCTGATCTTCGTGCACGAGCTCGGCCACTTCGTGTGGGCGAAGATCTTCGGCGTGAAGGTGCTCACGTTCTCGATCGGTTTCGGGCCGAAGGTGCTGCGGTTTCGAGGACGAGAGACGGAGTATTGCGTGGGGCTCTTGCCCCTCGGCGGCTTCGTGAAGATGCTGGAGGAGAACCGGCAGGAGCCGGTGCTGCCCGAGGATCGCAAGCGTACGTTCGAGGCGCAGGCGCTCTGGAAACGGGTGATCATCGTCATCGCGGGCCCGGCGATGAACATCCTGTTCCCCGTTCTCCTCTATTTCTCCGTTTTCGTGGGAGAGACGCGTTTTTCGCCCCCCACGGTCGGCTTCGTTTTGCCCGGACATCCGGCGGAGGGAAAACTCACGCCGGGCGATCGGGTGCTCGAGGTGGACGGCGAGCGAATCTCGACGTTCGCCGAGCTCGCGCGGATCATCGGGGAGAGCCCTGGCAAAGAGCTGCGGCTCAAGGTGTTTCGCAACAACGAGCACGTCGAAGTCGTGGTGGTGCCGGAGGAGAAGGTCGTCCGGAAGCCACTCGACATCGTGGAGAAGGTCGGCGAAATCGGCATCAAGCCGAGTCGGCCCGCGGCCGTCGTGGGAATTTCGCGGCCGGATTCGCCGGCCTACCGCGCAGGGCTCCGGACGTTCGACCTCGTGACAGAGGTGCGCGGCCGGCCGGTGAAGACGTTCGCAGACCTCGAAACGGCGCTGTCGGAGAACCACGGCGAGACGGTGCCGGTGACGTATTTGCGGCCAGTGAAGGTGCCCCGCGCGTTCGGCGGGCTCGCGGACATGGCCGTGTACGAGTCGGGCGTGGCGGCGCTGACGCCGGAGGCGAGCGGGCACGGCGATCTGGAGTCGCGAACGGGGCTCGAATCGGCAGACCTGTACGTATTCGACGTGGCGGAGGGTTCGGCGGAATGGAACGCCGATATGCGACCCGGGGATCGCATCGTCGAGGTCGACCAGGCGGCGGTGACGGCGTGGGCGACGTTCCTCGAACGGCTGCTCGTAGCGCCGGATCGGCCGCACATGGTGACGTGGCTGCGGGGCGGGGTGAAGAAGAGCGGGACGATCCTGCTGCGGCGCGAGGACTGGATCGACGAATACGGCCAGCACCGGCCGCGGTATTTCGTGCGGGCGTCGAACTGGTCGCCGGTGGTGCCGGAGGCGTACGTGGAGCACGCGTCGCTTTTGCCGTTCGCGCTGAGGAGCGCGCTCGATGAGACGTACGACGTGATCCGGTTCATCGTGGTGGGGATCGTGCGGATCGTCGAGGGCAAGGTGAGCATCTCGACGCTGGGCGGGCCCATCACGGTCTACGACGTGGTCGGCGAGGAGGGCTCGAAGGGCGTCTCGTACTTCGTGTGGGCGATGGCCGTGATTTCCATCAACCTCGGGCTCGTGAATCTGCTCCCGATCCCGGTGCTCGACGGCGGTCACCTTCTGTTTTTCCTGTTCGAGGCCGTATCGAGGCGGCCTCTGCCGCTGCGGGTGCGGGAGATCGCGAGCCTCGTGGGCCTGCTCGTGCTCTTTGCATTGATGGGGGTGGCGTTCAAGAATGACGTGGAGCGACGGTGGGACGTGATCCAAGGGCAGTTGAGGGAGCTCGTTGATTAG
- a CDS encoding NAD(P)/FAD-dependent oxidoreductase, which yields MTFTATHGSGRHAIVIGGGIAGLSAARVLTEHFDRITVLERDKPQSSAEHRAGVPQARHVHILLAGGEQALEALFPGLREELTRAGAPWGDYAGTSLINFPIFRLPHSTSGVEVSFASRPFREYTMRCRLERDGRVEFRNGIQVKGLVGEGHGVSGVKVRDSRGEDVLRADFVVAACGREGRVDEWLAELGFPTPREETVDAALSYATRWYRGPRSISRYNLVVDLPSPPDLPRGGGFMSCEDGKWFVTLMGIAGERAPLDEEGFNAWIRNLRFPEVWDLVQKAEPASPIYGSAKTENRHRHFEELKRFPDRFVALGDAVASFNPMYGQGMTMAVLGAMELASCLAEQRERIGGPSLVGLSRRFQRRLERVLRSVWGMALAEDFRWPETRGERPGAMSRVVGKYMDELMHTIAEDTVVFQQFVRVQHLLDPVSALLAPEVAGRVIKRATRPMREVVGGLVQQVGG from the coding sequence ATGACGTTTACTGCGACGCACGGATCCGGAAGGCATGCCATCGTCATTGGTGGTGGTATCGCGGGCCTCTCCGCCGCGCGCGTGCTCACCGAGCATTTCGACCGCATCACCGTGCTCGAGCGCGACAAACCGCAGAGCAGCGCCGAGCACCGTGCCGGCGTCCCCCAGGCCCGGCACGTCCACATCCTGCTCGCGGGCGGTGAGCAGGCGCTGGAGGCGCTCTTCCCGGGCCTCCGCGAAGAGCTCACCAGGGCCGGGGCGCCGTGGGGCGACTATGCCGGCACATCGCTCATCAATTTCCCGATATTCCGCCTGCCGCACTCGACGAGCGGCGTCGAGGTGAGCTTCGCGAGCCGTCCGTTTCGGGAGTACACGATGCGGTGTCGGCTCGAGCGTGACGGCCGGGTCGAGTTTCGCAATGGCATCCAGGTGAAGGGCCTCGTCGGCGAGGGCCACGGGGTTTCCGGCGTCAAGGTTCGCGACAGCCGCGGCGAGGACGTCCTGCGGGCCGACTTCGTGGTCGCGGCGTGTGGCCGCGAGGGCCGGGTGGACGAATGGCTCGCGGAACTCGGCTTTCCGACGCCGCGCGAGGAGACGGTCGACGCGGCCCTGTCTTATGCGACCCGCTGGTATCGTGGCCCCCGTAGCATCTCGCGGTACAACCTCGTGGTGGACCTCCCGAGCCCCCCGGATCTGCCGCGGGGCGGAGGCTTCATGTCGTGCGAGGACGGCAAGTGGTTCGTCACGCTGATGGGCATCGCGGGCGAACGCGCGCCGCTCGACGAAGAGGGATTCAACGCATGGATCCGCAACCTGCGATTCCCCGAGGTATGGGATCTCGTGCAGAAAGCCGAGCCGGCCTCGCCGATCTACGGCTCGGCGAAGACGGAGAACCGGCACCGCCATTTCGAGGAGCTGAAGCGTTTTCCGGACCGCTTCGTGGCACTCGGCGACGCGGTCGCCTCCTTCAACCCGATGTACGGCCAGGGCATGACGATGGCGGTGCTCGGCGCGATGGAGCTCGCCTCCTGCCTTGCGGAGCAACGCGAGCGCATTGGTGGCCCGAGCCTCGTAGGTTTGTCGCGCCGATTCCAGCGACGCCTCGAGCGGGTCCTGCGCTCGGTGTGGGGAATGGCGCTCGCCGAGGATTTCCGCTGGCCGGAGACGCGGGGCGAGCGCCCTGGGGCGATGAGCCGGGTGGTGGGCAAGTACATGGACGAGCTGATGCATACCATCGCGGAGGACACGGTGGTGTTCCAGCAGTTCGTCCGGGTGCAACACCTGCTGGACCCGGTCTCGGCGCTGCTCGCGCCGGAGGTGGCGGGACGCGTGATCAAGAGGGCGACGCGGCCGATGCGCGAGGTGGTGGGAGGGCTCGTGCAGCAGGTGGGCGGGTAG
- a CDS encoding alpha/beta hydrolase — MTATFVLVHGPFLGGWGFRRVASQLERAGHNVFTPTLTGIGERSHLLGPHVGLSTHIEDITNVLVYEDLRDVILVGQSYGGMVITGVADRVPERIAQLVYVNGHVPTNGRNAMGGFGGGTADKLGEMSGEEGPRLLPPFPFEAMGIYEPEDRAWVGPRLTPHPMKCLEEPIVLAHGEPRMPRAYVYGTAREDLIAFLKADPIAHFVEKARADGFAFYELTAGLFPMISHPKELAEVLERIASSAR; from the coding sequence ATGACGGCGACCTTCGTCCTGGTCCACGGTCCTTTCCTCGGCGGATGGGGCTTCCGGCGCGTGGCTTCGCAGCTCGAACGCGCAGGGCATAACGTTTTCACGCCGACGCTGACGGGCATCGGCGAGCGCTCGCACCTGCTCGGACCGCACGTGGGGCTGTCGACGCACATCGAGGACATCACGAACGTGCTCGTGTACGAGGATCTTCGCGACGTGATCCTCGTGGGGCAAAGCTACGGCGGCATGGTGATCACCGGCGTCGCGGACCGCGTGCCGGAGCGGATCGCGCAGCTCGTTTACGTCAACGGGCACGTGCCGACGAACGGGCGGAATGCGATGGGCGGGTTTGGCGGAGGAACAGCCGATAAGCTCGGCGAGATGTCGGGCGAGGAAGGGCCCCGGCTCTTGCCGCCCTTTCCCTTCGAGGCGATGGGCATTTACGAGCCCGAGGATCGGGCGTGGGTGGGGCCGAGGCTGACGCCGCATCCGATGAAATGTCTCGAGGAGCCGATCGTGCTCGCGCACGGAGAACCCCGGATGCCCCGCGCCTACGTCTACGGCACGGCGCGTGAGGACCTGATCGCCTTCTTGAAGGCCGATCCGATCGCCCATTTCGTGGAAAAAGCGCGCGCGGACGGGTTCGCGTTCTACGAGTTGACCGCGGGTCTGTTCCCCATGATCAGCCACCCGAAGGAGCTCGCCGAGGTGCTCGAAAGGATCGCCTCCTCCGCTCGTTAA
- a CDS encoding glycosyltransferase family 4 protein: MRLLIVSYAFPPVGGVAVQRVTKFAKYLPSWGVETTVLTAENPSVPIRDESLLRDVPAEVKVVRVRTLEPSYEKKAAVWRGAASKGRFAGARRALARLASAALVPDPQILWLPAAAAAIRRLSANVDAVLVSGPPFSPFLLGPLSRVPFVLDYRDEWRTAATYEMHGGPLLSRAIDTIEPALVRRAARILTATEEFRQNLLARYRDLDARRVITLTNGYDPDDFAHIAATPPPPYAPGRKLVATYAGTTFWHTSPRGLFAGLRLLAERAPALANLFDIRFVGRVVDTERAVFDEAPLPMVRHLGFRPHDEALSLLAESHLALVVVDDIPGNAAIYPGKIFDIMAVGRPCLALAPEGALSCLIVRHRLGVVVHPREPAAIAAALERIARSFQRGEPLLPSRPEGLEPFHRRAIAGRLAEVVREIAGSQGQTRAPSAA; the protein is encoded by the coding sequence TTGCGCCTGCTCATCGTTTCGTATGCTTTTCCGCCCGTTGGCGGCGTCGCCGTCCAGCGCGTCACCAAGTTTGCCAAGTACCTACCTTCGTGGGGCGTCGAGACCACCGTGCTCACGGCGGAAAACCCGTCCGTCCCCATCCGGGACGAGAGCTTGCTCCGCGACGTCCCGGCCGAAGTGAAGGTCGTCCGCGTCCGCACCCTCGAACCGAGCTACGAGAAAAAGGCCGCCGTCTGGCGCGGCGCCGCCTCGAAAGGCCGCTTCGCCGGTGCGCGCCGCGCCCTCGCGCGCCTCGCCTCCGCCGCGCTCGTCCCGGACCCGCAGATCCTTTGGCTCCCTGCGGCCGCGGCCGCGATTCGCCGCCTCTCGGCGAACGTCGACGCCGTCCTCGTCAGCGGCCCGCCCTTCTCGCCCTTTTTGCTCGGCCCGCTCTCGCGGGTCCCGTTCGTCCTCGATTATCGCGACGAATGGCGCACCGCGGCCACCTATGAAATGCACGGCGGGCCGCTCCTCTCGCGCGCCATCGACACGATCGAGCCTGCCCTCGTCCGGCGCGCCGCGCGTATCCTCACGGCCACCGAGGAGTTTCGCCAGAACCTGCTCGCGCGGTATCGCGACCTCGACGCGCGGCGCGTGATCACCTTGACGAACGGCTACGATCCTGACGATTTCGCGCACATCGCCGCGACGCCTCCGCCGCCGTATGCGCCCGGACGCAAGCTCGTCGCGACCTATGCCGGCACGACGTTCTGGCATACCTCGCCGCGTGGCCTCTTCGCGGGCCTCCGCCTCCTCGCGGAGCGCGCGCCCGCGCTCGCAAACCTCTTCGACATTCGCTTCGTCGGCCGTGTCGTCGATACCGAGCGCGCCGTCTTCGACGAGGCCCCGCTCCCCATGGTCCGGCACCTCGGCTTTCGCCCGCACGACGAGGCGCTTTCGCTCCTCGCGGAGAGCCACCTCGCGCTCGTCGTCGTCGACGACATCCCTGGCAATGCGGCCATCTATCCAGGCAAGATCTTCGACATCATGGCGGTCGGCCGGCCTTGCCTCGCGCTCGCGCCCGAGGGAGCGCTCTCGTGTCTCATCGTGCGTCATCGCCTCGGCGTCGTCGTCCACCCGCGCGAGCCCGCTGCCATTGCCGCGGCGCTCGAACGGATCGCGCGCTCCTTCCAGCGCGGCGAACCCCTCCTTCCTTCCCGACCCGAGGGCCTCGAACCATTTCACCGCCGCGCGATCGCCGGCCGCCTCGCGGAGGTGGTCCGCGAGATCGCTGGTTCGCAGGGACAAACGCGCGCGCCTTCGGCCGCTTAA
- a CDS encoding C-type lectin domain-containing protein, whose translation MSASPWSLVLLALAGCGPGPAIVSDPDEALKPRTFASASAAASASAAPSASASASAPDKPKLEVAGGALPLPPFSCGKGKEIVAATGTYCVFTELRSWQDAERHCEEHGGHLASITSEAEAQVIRAAIVSPVTSENVWLGLVEPTEGRWLGPDAKPVRFFAWNDGEPNNDGGAENCGAWLIGSGRWNDVDCFVPRMALCESRSPAGTRGALKCGEDRRIIVGKREYCLQDAATWSNAHARCVQSGGDLAVLDSAEENDALFAAIGAKIDVGSMWIGLSDAAQENDFRWASGEPLGAPPWRGGEPNNLGDEDCAEWLPGDGRANDLACQEKRASLCEKPKASVAR comes from the coding sequence ATGTCTGCTTCGCCTTGGTCTCTCGTCTTGCTGGCCCTCGCCGGCTGTGGTCCGGGCCCGGCGATCGTATCGGACCCCGACGAGGCGCTGAAGCCACGAACGTTTGCGTCCGCATCCGCCGCGGCGTCTGCTTCCGCGGCCCCCTCGGCCTCCGCTTCCGCCTCGGCTCCCGACAAACCGAAGCTCGAAGTGGCAGGCGGCGCGCTGCCGCTGCCACCTTTTTCGTGCGGCAAAGGCAAGGAAATCGTGGCGGCGACGGGCACGTATTGCGTGTTCACGGAGCTGCGCTCGTGGCAGGACGCCGAGCGGCATTGCGAGGAGCACGGCGGGCACCTCGCCTCGATCACGTCCGAGGCCGAGGCGCAGGTGATCCGCGCGGCGATCGTCTCGCCCGTGACCAGCGAGAACGTATGGCTCGGGCTCGTCGAGCCGACGGAGGGGCGATGGCTCGGCCCCGACGCCAAGCCCGTGCGTTTTTTCGCGTGGAACGACGGGGAGCCGAACAATGACGGCGGCGCGGAAAACTGCGGCGCGTGGCTCATCGGGAGCGGTCGCTGGAACGACGTCGATTGTTTCGTCCCGCGCATGGCGCTCTGCGAGAGCCGGTCGCCCGCCGGGACGAGAGGCGCGCTCAAGTGCGGCGAGGACAGGCGGATCATCGTCGGAAAACGCGAGTATTGTTTGCAGGATGCCGCGACGTGGTCAAATGCACATGCGCGGTGCGTGCAATCCGGCGGGGACCTCGCGGTCCTCGATTCCGCGGAGGAGAACGACGCGCTGTTCGCCGCGATCGGCGCGAAGATCGACGTCGGGTCGATGTGGATCGGCCTCTCGGACGCAGCCCAAGAGAACGATTTCCGGTGGGCCTCGGGGGAGCCGCTCGGCGCGCCCCCGTGGCGAGGCGGCGAGCCGAACAACCTCGGCGACGAGGATTGCGCGGAGTGGCTCCCGGGCGACGGGCGCGCGAACGATCTCGCCTGTCAGGAAAAACGTGCGAGCTTGTGTGAAAAGCCGAAGGCGAGCGTCGCGAGATGA